In Takifugu flavidus isolate HTHZ2018 chromosome 5, ASM371156v2, whole genome shotgun sequence, the following proteins share a genomic window:
- the rab11fip1a gene encoding rab11 family-interacting protein 1 isoform X6 has protein sequence MAEKKRALLPPSYQAQGTSNGGNPMKVKEINNPVYEEGETSQRIKKNTLPLPDYESLFPQRRHAVQGHSQWDHVIAEVNQKHIDTSPKFLGKEMSVDGPEDHDPTMSSPQQSNPALRYCPTKPQDTKSTTSRKEASQITRQSGTPPHPHPTPGSSQRHNQGFAQSPIGPSSSTVQRPVNTSASSRESVSARMRDETVKVLQSSLPQQIDQLNALEAQASENQINTHLTLKKNAPTAKPRQKTNGNQLTQEQDSTAEVDFSPASSLPSNTSMSGTDNNCPWTENFAVFDPFPSTDLLSKDPWTQLTNNYQDPFTGGGQKEEKLEDCGMTVEDLNDIFSQNTPVDECKKDSTQSSPSFKRLPNQTIAATTQSNKMCKSPETSTPITRSDHNRSARNTKNESGSQKPQADEKTLNTDGRRENPVGTESLFFIPPRTISDSHQQVIMEEPMEYQSENGSSGKMPLRAWVSPSEVQPVSAQNSSGSGLMIFPRRSHPVKPMNSQTESQHPLSTPAVKEIRVQDSTPGKIQMTDSESQPYTQLTQEELITLVVKQQSDLSRKDAKIIQLEEYIDNLLVRVIEEKPSILQCLQALK, from the exons AtggcagaaaagaagagagccCTTTTGCCACCTTCATACCAAGCACAAGGAACCTCGAATGGTGGAAACCCCATGAAGGTCAAAGAGATCAATAACCCTGTATATGAAGAAGGAGAGACATCGCAacggattaaaaaaaatactttaccACTTCCTGATTATGAAAGCCTATTCCCTCAGAGGAGACATGCAGTCCAAGGACACAGTCAGTGGGATCACGTGATTGCTGAGGTCAATCAAAAGCACATTGACACTTCGCCTAAATTTTTAGGAAAGGAAATGAGTGTAGATGGCCCTGAAGATCATGATCCCACCATGTCTTCTCCCCAGCAATCAAATCCTGCTTTAAGGTACTGTCCAACCAAACCTCAAGACACCAAATCGACAACATCACGAAAAGAAGCGTCCCAGATTACTCGTCAATCAGGAACGCCTCCACACCCTCACCCCACACCAGGTTCCAGTCAAAGGCACAACCAGGGTTTTGCTCAGTCTCCCATCGGACCTAGTTCATCTACTGTCCAGAGACCTGTGAATACTAGTGCCTCCAGCAGGGAAAGTGTTTCAGCGAGGATGAGGGATGAGACTGTAAAAGTGTTACAGTCATCTCTTCCTCAACAGATTGACCAATTGAACGCATTGGAAGCTCAAGCTTCAGAgaatcaaataaacacacacctcactttaaagaaaaatgcCCCTACAGCCAAGCCCAGGCAGAAGACTAATGGTAACCAGCTGACACAAGAACAGGATTCTACTGCAGAAGTAGATTTTTCTCCTGCTAGTTCACTGCCGTCGAATACAAGTATGAGTGGCACAGATAACAATTGTCCATGGACAGAGAACTTTGCAGTGTTTGACCCATTCCCAAGTACTGATCTTCTTTCAAAAGATCCATGGACACAGCTGACAAACAACTATCAAGACCCTTTCACAGGAGGTGGgcaaaaagaagagaaacttgAAGACTGTGGAATGACAGTAGAAGATTTAAATGACATCTTTAGTCAAAACACCCCAGTTGACGAGTGTAAGAAAGATTCCACGCAATCTAGTCCTTCCTTCAAAAGGCTGCCAAATCAGACTATTGCAGCCACAACTCAGTCAAATAAAATGTGCAAGTCCCCGGAAACCTCCACACCAATAACCAGATCTGATCATAATCGCTCTGCTAGAAACACCAAGAATGAGTCTGGATCACAAAAACCTCAAGCtgatgagaaaacactgaaTACTGATGGCAGAAGAGAGAATCCAGTTGGAACTgaatctctttttttcattcctCCCAGGACCATCTCAGACTCCCATCAGCAGGTAATTATGGAAGAACCCATGGAATATCAGTCAGAAAATGGGTCAAGTGGAAAGATGCCTTTGAGGGCATGGGTCTCACCGTCTGAAGTTCAGCCTGTCAGTGCTCAAAATAGCAGTGGAAGTGGACTAATGATTTTCCCACGCAG ATCACACCCTGTGAAGCCCATGAACTCTCAAACTGAGAGCCAGCATCCTCTCAGTACTCCTGCTGTGAAAGAAATTAGAGTTCAAGACAGCACACCAGGAAAGATTCAG ATGACAGACTCAGAAAGCCAACCTTACACTCAGCTAACCCAAGAGGAGTTGATCACACTGGTGGTGAAGCAGCAATCGGACCTCTCGAGAAAAGATGCTAAAATTATTCAGCTGGAGGAGTACATCGACAATCTGCTAGTCCGCGTCATAGAGGAGAAACCCTCAATCCTACAGTGTCTTCAGGCTTTGAAATGA
- the rab11fip1a gene encoding rab11 family-interacting protein 1 isoform X3 encodes MSLAAQSQMWFPTNVQVTVLQARGLRVKGKNGTSDTYVIIQVAKDKFSTSVAEKSVSPVWKEEASFGLPLFHSSNAERCTLYITAMHRAHVGLDKFLGQAVINLLELFDNKSRKKTDWFKLVDKAGKDDKPRGEVLLDIQFMRNNMSASMFDLSMQDKRRSHISKLKDKVRRKKKDGFTDSASAIVSPVSQIFTDSEGETDTQSLSQSSGVKKKSKLKTLFAPKSNLQRNISQSLSTLRTHPEKSSDLTSNHSSDLSVDSPEVKKTFKLLGHKRTASSDSKTSQGPVSLLGCSKQSNSDLNNLCINGSHLFIEDTKSGSTVSLNSIGQDSVEDVLKHNRHASCVRSDKMILEQQCHLQQEEKSEGEKRCIAEAKRLEEEEKCKLEASRLKEEKENRSREEGEKKRCISEDETQRKKWREEEEKIRKLAEECKMSDLAENPRLEEECHREEEQRQQEEISMSERLTSLFGIVRKKKEELQQDIKDEPPTQAPVSDYSLPISQYLTNPFEDIPLNSVQVGTFVSQKADIGHQDRSAMVFLNRTAKVSAVKPSVDSTLGPPNIHITPFGSLCDSNKSISSVKSSVSMAEKKRALLPPSYQAQGTSNGGNPMKVKEINNPVYEEGETSQRIKKNTLPLPDYESLFPQRRHAVQGHSQWDHVIAEVNQKHIDTSPKFLGKEMSVDGPEDHDPTMSSPQQSNPALRYCPTKPQDTKSTTSRKEASQITRQSGTPPHPHPTPGSSQRHNQGFAQSPIGPSSSTVQRPVNTSASSRESVSARMRDETVKVLQSSLPQQIDQLNALEAQASENQINTHLTLKKNAPTAKPRQKTNGNQLTQEQDSTAEVDFSPASSLPSNTSMSGTDNNCPWTENFAVFDPFPSTDLLSKDPWTQLTNNYQDPFTGGGQKEEKLEDCGMTVEDLNDIFSQNTPVDE; translated from the exons ATGTCACTGGCCGCCCAGAGCCAGATGTGGTTTCCCACGAATGTCCAGGTAACGGTGCTTCAGGCTCGGGGTCTCCGTGTCAAGGGCAAAAATGGCACCAGCGACACGTATGTAATCATTCAGGTTGCCAAAGACAAGTTTTCCACCTCGGTTGCTGAGAAAAGCGTCTCTCCTGTATGGAAAGAGGAGGCTTCGTTTGGCCTGCCGCTCTTCCACTCGAGCAACGCTGAACGCTGCACTCTGTACATAACAGCCATGCACCGGGCTCATGTGGGACTTGACAAGTTTCTGGGCCAGGCAGTGATCAACCTTCTGGAGCTGTTTGACAACAAGTCTCGCAAGAAGACAGA TTGGTTTAAGCTGGTGGACAAGGCAGGAAAAGATGACAAACCACGTGGAGAGGTGTTGCTAGATATCCAGTTTATGAGAAACAACATGTCAGCCAGCATGTTTGACCTTTCCATGCAGGACAAACGGCGCTCTCACATCTCCAAACTAAAGGACAAAGTccgaagaaagaaaaaagatggtTTCACTGATTCGGCCTCAGCTATTGTTTCCCCTGTCAGCCAGATTTTTACTGATAGTGAGGGGGAGACAGATACACAATCACTTAGTCAGTCTtcaggagtaaaaaaaaaatccaagctCAAAACTCTTTTTGCTCCCAAATCAAACCTACAACGCAATATCTCTCAGTCATTGTCTACATTGAGAACTCATCCAGAGAAAAGCTCAGATCTCACCAGCAACCACTCATCGGACCTCAGTGTTGACTCTCCTGAAG ttaaaaaaacatttaaactccTGGGGCATAAGCGAACAGCCAGCTCTGATAGCAAGACTTCTCAAGGCCCAGTCTCACTGCTGGGTTGCTCCAAGCAGAGCAACAGTGACCTAAACAACCTGTGCATCAATGGAAGTCATTTATTCATAGAAGATACCAAGAGTGGTTCTACTGTCAGTCTAAACAGTATAGGGCAGGATTCTGTGGAAGATGTGCTGAAACACAATAGACATGCTTCCTGTGTGAGGTCAGATAAGATGATTCTGGAGCAACAGTGCCATctacagcaggaagagaagagtgaaggagaaaaaaggtGCATAGCCGAGGCCAAAaggctggaggaagaagagaaatgcAAGCTAGAGGCTTCCAGactaaaagaggaaaaggaaaacagatCCCGTGAGGAAGGGGAGAAGAAGCGATGCATTTCTGAGGATgaaacacagaggaagaaatggagagaagaagaggaaaagatcAGAAAGTTAGCAGAAGAATGCAAAATGTCAGATTTAGCAGAGAATCCGAGACTTGAGGAGGAATGccacagagaagaagagcaaagaCAACAGGAGGAAATTTCCATGAGTGAGAGGCTGACATCACTGTTTGGGATTGTCCggaagaagaaggaagagttACAGCAGGATATTAAAGATGAGCCACCCACACAGGCCCCTGTGAGTGACTACAGTCTGCCCATTTCCCAGTATTTGACCAACCCGTTTGAGGACATCCCCCTCAACTCTGTTCAAGTTGGCACCTTTGTGTCCCAGAAAGCCGACATCGGCCATCAAGACCGTTCAGCCATGGTCTTCCTCAACCGTACTGCCAAAGTGTCTGCAGTTAAACCCAG TGTTGACTCAACCTTAGGGCCACCAAATATCCACATCACTCCTTTTGGTTCCCTTTGTGACAGCAATAAGAGTATTTCCTCTGTGAAATCTTCGGTCAGCAtggcagaaaagaagagagccCTTTTGCCACCTTCATACCAAGCACAAGGAACCTCGAATGGTGGAAACCCCATGAAGGTCAAAGAGATCAATAACCCTGTATATGAAGAAGGAGAGACATCGCAacggattaaaaaaaatactttaccACTTCCTGATTATGAAAGCCTATTCCCTCAGAGGAGACATGCAGTCCAAGGACACAGTCAGTGGGATCACGTGATTGCTGAGGTCAATCAAAAGCACATTGACACTTCGCCTAAATTTTTAGGAAAGGAAATGAGTGTAGATGGCCCTGAAGATCATGATCCCACCATGTCTTCTCCCCAGCAATCAAATCCTGCTTTAAGGTACTGTCCAACCAAACCTCAAGACACCAAATCGACAACATCACGAAAAGAAGCGTCCCAGATTACTCGTCAATCAGGAACGCCTCCACACCCTCACCCCACACCAGGTTCCAGTCAAAGGCACAACCAGGGTTTTGCTCAGTCTCCCATCGGACCTAGTTCATCTACTGTCCAGAGACCTGTGAATACTAGTGCCTCCAGCAGGGAAAGTGTTTCAGCGAGGATGAGGGATGAGACTGTAAAAGTGTTACAGTCATCTCTTCCTCAACAGATTGACCAATTGAACGCATTGGAAGCTCAAGCTTCAGAgaatcaaataaacacacacctcactttaaagaaaaatgcCCCTACAGCCAAGCCCAGGCAGAAGACTAATGGTAACCAGCTGACACAAGAACAGGATTCTACTGCAGAAGTAGATTTTTCTCCTGCTAGTTCACTGCCGTCGAATACAAGTATGAGTGGCACAGATAACAATTGTCCATGGACAGAGAACTTTGCAGTGTTTGACCCATTCCCAAGTACTGATCTTCTTTCAAAAGATCCATGGACACAGCTGACAAACAACTATCAAGACCCTTTCACAGGAGGTGGgcaaaaagaagagaaacttgAAGACTGTGGAATGACAGTAGAAGATTTAAATGACATCTTTAGTCAAAACACCCCAGTTGACGAGT GA